DNA from Brassica napus cultivar Da-Ae chromosome C4, Da-Ae, whole genome shotgun sequence:
AACGTACCTGCAACGAACAATAACCTGTATATTCACACCCTTCTCTTTCTCACTCTTGTTAAACGAGTTTGAGTTTCCGTCAGCTGATCTGAGATCTCGATTCGACTTATCAGTAGAACGTGGCGTTTGACATGGAGACTTCACGGAACCTCCTCCTCTTTTACCATTGTTAGCATCCATAGATCCGCCTTCTTGTTTCTATAGCTCCGTATCACTGCATCAATGGTAAGTAAGTCAAGGATCCCACacaaataagatttaaaaatcgCAATCAAGAGAGCTCAAAAAGCTCCACTGACCTAACGAATCGATCAATAGTAGCAATGAGTCAACTAATCACGCCCTAAACGCAATGCtatctaaaaactcaaaaggaGCCAACGAATCGTGACCTAGAAACATAAACAAACGAAAAAACGAATCCGCATTATCGATTAAATCGAAGTTTCTACCGACGAATCATGCGTTGAATCGTGAAACTGCGATTAGAAAACGAGAATGGGAGATTGAAATGCTTAAAATGCGTCTCTGGAATCACCAGAAAAAAGATATACCGATGAAACGATGGAGATTTTTGTTTCTGATTTCTTCGAAGCAATCTCGGAGACTCACAAATCGTTTTTCGAAAATATTGTGGCGATGGATTGGTGAGAGAGgaatatagagagagagagagagagagacgcttgaattaaaagagattattattatttttttttttttaaacaagaaCGTTACGGCAGGCGCTCGGGCGTTTGACTTGTTACACGCCAATGGAGCTGACGGCGTTAAGTTTTTAGCCGTTATGTTGTAAAAATCCGTGATCCAACCGTTGTGAAAAAGGACAACAcggaaaatataaagaaaagcCTGGCCCCAATTTGAAAACTTTcgaatatttagtttttttttgaaatttttttttgttttgacccTAATTATTCTTAGAATTAGTGGTTTGCCCATAATGTTTACTTTGTTATATTAAAACATTgtcatttctgtttttttttccttattaaAACCTCAGCAACCGTGATAAAATGTTCGTTTTTAAATGCCATTCTAAAGATTTGATTTTTGCAATAATCAATTCAATAAGTTAGTGATCGTTATATAGATCATACTCAACTCTTCAAAAGAAATACATGCAGTTAAATAAGTTgcaaaaaatctttataaattttatcttattaTTGACTCCTGATTCTTCTTAGAAATAAGTGGTTTGCCCATAATGTTTTCTTTGTTAATTAATACATCGtcatttgtgtgttttttttttcaaacctaCAATTTTACCAAAGTTCAACAAACGCAAGAATATTATTACATTGGTAAAAtgttcatttctattatgacatcctaattatttgttttttctccAGTAACTAATTCATTAAGTTAGTGCCTAGTAATGTTTACAAAAGTTAATCTGTAGACTGATAGCTTTAAATAAGTTGAAAAATCTTTAGATCTTTTACAATACTAGAATTGTAGGATATGGCTACTAGCAAAGTACAGAGAGACACTCCAAGTGCGCATATGTTCGatcaaatgtttatataaagtTGTAACAAAGTTCTCAGTATGGGATCCATTTTCatatgtatgataaacttcctATATGAAAGTCAATAATGTCATAACACAACCTCCCACCCCCAAAAGTATGTTTCATCATCAAAATAGcatgtttcacaaaaaaaagtacacgtttcaaaaaaacaattattacaaaaatcttaatctttttttgtgcaacTACAAAAATCTGAATCAGTTCGAGAAATTGTATGTCAACGGAAAATAAAAAAGTTGGCCTCACGTCGACGGAATAACTCACGTGACTTGATTTCACTAGGTAGCCCGGAAAAGACTTCGTCAATAGTTTTTCAATGtgtattatagtttttaattcaCTTGGTTATACCAAGATAAGGCTTTGGGAAATGGTTTTAGTTTTCTGATTTCTATAGTGGTTTGCCTGAAATCTAAAATACGCATTGATTCTTTgtagaaaaattcttaaagGCTAAAAAGGAGGAATGTCATCCTCATTACATTGTGGTCTTGGTTGCATCTGGTCTTGTCTAGTTGTAATATAGAGCTGTAGCTAGTCGCGAATTGGTGAACGGCTGAAAAATccttatttctcaaaaaaaaaactcatcctACTTGATTTAGGTCAGGCATGGCAACCTGGTCCGTCGGCAAATCAAAGAATAAACCATTTTTTTCCAAGTTGGTTTGGAATTCTATTTGTATTGCTAGGCCTCCCAAACCTTGGGCTGCCTTGGTACCACAAGGATATTATTTCTTGGCACGCAACAGCAACTTGGCTTTTCATCCGGAATAAGAACCCTACTTTTGATCAACTCGCTACTTGGGATGAGGACATGGAGCCTATCTGTCTGCTATGTGGTGTTCAGGATGAATCCCGAAACGACTTATTCTTTGAATGTTCCTACTTCTCTATATTATTTGGTGTGATGTCAAGAACAGGTTTCATCTCCTAACTTCTCCTTACGCTTGGAGTGATATTCTCTTATGAGTGCCTAATGTCCATGGAAACTATAAAGTGAAACTGGCGGTTCTACAAGCTTGGCAGGCTGCCATTTATGAAATCTGGTGTGAGAGGAACCAAAGATTAGATGATGGGCTATCCTTAACTCCTTCCGTGTTGTAAGATACATTACTTCATCCCTCATAGATAAATGTTCAGTTATGTCTTTCGGGACGGGTTGTCACAAAAAAGTCAGGTCAATTGGTGATAACTTGTCCTGTGAGGGACAGGTTGTCACAAAAAAATCGGGTCAATTGGTGATAACTTATCCTGTGAGAATATTGTCAAAAGGTGAAGTTTTGGGTTCAAGGAACGCGAAGCGCACCAATAGCCTACATGGAACAGTCAGTGAAGGCTCACATGTTCACATGTGAAGGGTTAGGGTCGGTGTCCTGCAAAGCTGTGAGTCTGGGTCCACGGGACGGATTGTCACATGTCTATTGCAGGTCATGCCCATGGTCTATGTTTAGCTAACATCTGGTTTGACCCGCCCTAgctgctcttttttttttacttttaggttttaacatattttatgatGTAGCGGAAGTTACGATAACGCAAGTAACCTATTGATTCTAAGAATACCAAGGAGACGGTGCCTTCTTGAACTCGTTGAGATCTACACATCTACGAAAACAAAGTTGAGATACTCTTCTCAGTGCTTAACAAAAActctttataaaaatatcaatttcaATAATCTGAATACAAACTTAAAGCCTAAACggctatatataagaaaaccataaaaccctaaaataataaaattaattatctaaaataattaataaaataaatgataagatattaagaatattttcaaatatctatCTACATCATTTTAGTCAGATAGATATGAATGTATCAGTTAATAGGATACTCAATTTCAATATCTAGTTAAGTAGGCAgtttgtcaaaatctatgtacAATTTGTAGTTGtgtatgtaatattaataaattttgttagaGATACTTGTAAATcatcatgtttttattaaaaataatatgaaaatttcataaaaatatccCAGCTAACTTTCATTAATCACTTTAATATCTCTATTACCCAATctaatattttaactaattataTCTTTCATTTTAATACACTAGCTTTAAAActgtgtttattttaatatttgaactatgtttattttaatcaaaatattgttaagttttaaacaaaatttaaaaaatctcccaaatcaaaaaaaatatctttaaaatttctaattttattttaaatgttaaaaataaaagaaactaaattatggATAATTTTAAAGCATTTCTAATGAATACTATTTTTCTctctagagaaaaaaaaataatattccatAGGAGATGATCTTAGGACAGTAGATACTAGATGTCTAAGATGTAACAAACATCAAGTAATCAATAACATGCCAAAGGCTTTTTGAAAACCCAAGTCCTAGATGATTATAACATGAAAAAGATAAATACATTCACTACGAAATTCTACACTTTTCCCCGTAACGAACTGAAAATCGCAAATTTGTATTCTTTAATAAGTTTGAAATATGctgtcaaaaaataaaaagtgagaaatattttttgtttggttttcatTAGCCCATAAGTATTTTTGGGCCAGTCCTCACTTAAAACATGTAAATGGCATATATAATCCATATAAtcaaaatccattagatgaCGAAAATTGGAGCCATTCGAATGTAGGCACAATGAACAGATGGTTCCGTCACTTGTCAGGGCCGGTTTAACATTCTGAAGGGTCCCTtgaacaaaacaatattttgggCCCTATacctaataattttaatttataattaaaatattattaaaaatactaaatttttaaaacaaattagcaaaatttattattttcgtttgtattttaattttttataagaactTAGTTTAGTACATCATTAAATATCGTCTAAATTAACACTATAATACCCAAAGAATATGGgtctttattataaaaaaaaaatatatatatatatatagatcctttatattattaaaatttaatggaCTTTTGGTGGGTTCTGAGACGGGCGCACTGTTTTTCCTCCCCTATCAAGCCGGCCTGCACTTGTTTGAAGCATTGTATAGAATTAACAGCAGTTTGGAGGAATTTGCATTCCCCAACTAATCAACCTAtcttagtttcaaaaaaataataataatcaaccTATCTTGCTAGATATGATAACAGAGCATATGATGGAATGATTTGGAACTCTTCACGTGAACCAATGATTAACTGGTCTTGCAAAGTATCGTTTGCCCATTGTGTATTTTAAAAAGTAGAATATATGGACCTAATCAAGAACTCTCATGTGTGCCAATACAACGTGTATGGTCACCATGGTACTAGCTCGGCGAGCAGGGCCAGCTTACTAGGGGAGATGGACATATGGTGATAAGGCCTATAGTCCAACCCTTATTCTAATAAttaagtatattttatttttatacaaaaaactattttatgaaTCATTTGTCAAATACTATTATGAATCATGTGCTGTAGACACACTATATGTAAAGAATGTGGTACGATTTGTAATTATGTATAagtaaattttacaaaatattatatttcatgAATCTCTAAAATATATAGAACTTGCGAGGGATGAGGATATATTTAAAGTACTTTTATAAAACAAGGTTTTTAAGCATTAACATCCAATGCAAATACATAGTAGTAATTAGGGGTGGACACTTTACACGATATTTGAAGCCGcatccgaacccgatctgaaaaacctgaaccgaaatccgaaccgaagtagcaaaatatccgaacgggtattgaattaggagatattggatatccgaacccgaacgggtaatatccgaacccgaatggatatccgaagctatgtataattaacattatatttctagtttacatgtctcattttatataaaatatttatattgatactacacatactttaagttcatatgatatacatacaattatgGAGAAattatttgctactcacttaaaatgcatgtcaaactttttatttcaagaattaacaaaaagttacatccaaaatttaaaaataataaccaaattaatgtatttttagtttcaaaatgttatgtccaaatctattaactatttaatctattaaaaaaattagttaagtgaaagttatatttttaaatacaataaatttgagaaatgaaaattttaattttttttttttcaaaatctaaatattcgaacccgatccgaaataaccgaatccgaactaaaaatactcgAACCCGACTCGAAGTACAGAAATATCCAAATGGGTTCTGCActtctataccgaaatacccgatccgaacccgaaaatgtaaccgaacgcccacccctagtaGTAATTATAAGCAAtgacatttaaaattttcttatagcATAAATACTAATTGTAAGATTCAAAATATAGTAAATAGTGTAATTTGTATTTCCTGAAAATGAATAGATACATTTGACAGATCATTGTGCACTGTAACATATAAAATGATTCCCAAATATCATAATTTTCATCCTAATATGTACTATATAGGATAACTATTGTAAGCTTGAACTGgtaattaatatacaaattctATATATGTTAGAATCTTTAAAGATAATTTACTTAAAATGACTTTACATATTATATCATGAAGGTAACACATCCTTATAAATATAAGATCTATTCTACTTTATAATATCATGTTTTGTAGCTTATATGTTAAAACGAAACTTGGAAAATGGCGAGAAGCAGAAAAGGTCGTCGAAAGATACAGATCGTAAAAATGGAGAAAGATAGTGACCTTCAAGTTACGTATTCAAAAAGAAGACAAGGTCTTTTTAAAAAAGCTAGCGAGCTTTGCACCTTATGTGGTGTAGAAATTGGAATACTTGTGTTTTCACCTGGTCGGAAAGTATTTTCCTTTGGTAATCCAGATGTTAGATATGTATTTAACCGTTTCAAAATTTATCACCAGAATCCTTTTCAGCTTACTGAATTTGGTCCAAGCGCAACTATCCGAGATCTTAACAGCATACTCAGTCAGGTaaacatcaaatttttgttgttttctaagaatataaataagttatttaaatgtatatactCCAAACCATACTTTATAAAAAATcgatctttatatatatatatatatatatatatatatatatatgtgtgtgtgtgtgtgtgtgtgtaattTACGCTATGGCATGAACAATGGAGAATTGATTATTAAGTAAATGTGCAAAGTTTTCTAACTCATTATATAGGATATaatggaaaatatatttaattttaaaaaggttGTATGTTCATTTTTATAGTTAGATCGTGTTGTTTCAAAAGctataatcatatttatataagcgcCGTTTGTTTCCATGactaaaatatgtttatttctTAATTACATGTAGAAGCATTGATTGCTTACACACGATATATTATTATTGCAGGAGCTGGTAAAGCTTGAAAAGGAGAAAGCAAGGAGGAAAATTTTGGAGAAGATTAGAATTCAGAGAGAAGAAACAGATAAATGGTGGGAGAAACCTCCCAGTGAACTTAACTTGCGTCAAAACGCTTGTCTAATAAGTGTTTTGGAAAATCTGAGGATGAATTTGGGAAGTCCACGCTTCCAACAAGCAATGGTTCCTCAGAATTACTGTGGTGGAAGTAATAACAACATTGTTGGTGGCGGTAATACCGATCCTCTCGACGAAAGAAGCATGTTCGATGTGAATGCGTTCAACTACAATCCCAACATGATGATTCCTAATCAAGGACCAATGTTAGGATATAACAACATTAAGTTTGAGGTGTTTGATCCGATATACAATATGAATTGGCCTGAATATAAGCACGGTCCCTACTAGGACCAAGATCGGAGGGACGAAGGAAGAGGCAAGAAGAAACCTCATAGCATCAATCAACATAATCCCAATCATGGTTTTCATCGCATTCATCATGTTTAAACTTAGCTTTTTGCTTGTGTTGTCTGTTTTAATAATTATCTATCCATAAGAGATTTGTTTCagtttgtttcattttcttttcctGTTTTTGTTGGTTCTTTGTGTTCGTTTTGGatgaatatttaatatataattttcatctccaaattttattgatagtttttttttttgtatttttatccttaactaatatatataatataatgtaaattacatccccCATTAAGAGTTGAAAGctttaataagttaaaaatgATTTCATAGGAGATAGAATTTTGACTTTGATACAGATTGTTCCGAGTTGATCAAAAATCTTGTATCTCCACCTATGTATACTGTGAGATTTATAGAGTTCTCTTCTCtggttgtgtttgtgtgtgtataaactccaatggagaaagatgagagcttgctctaggtgatttagaaagagagattgatgagagtgtttacgagagaataagagacttaggaacagagattaagagactgagagattaggagaataagagattagagattagggtttcagattcaagaacaagttttcatttccatgaagtggagaggagaaatcccccttactcccttaaAGCTTTACAAAACGTCACCAATAGGTTTATATATGCTTTTACAAtctgcaaactcataaacctatatctaatggctcATAATAGATTTGAAGGATGGACGGTTCAGATGGAGAGTTGGTATGGCTTCATCTGATTGGTTAAACTCTCTTTGCTGTCTGATTGGTttatttgaatctggtcaagtAGAGACCAGCCTCTTATTGGCTCCTTTTAGGCTCCTGAATGTTCCCATGTATCTGTCCAGATACATGGTCAATACACAGCTCATGGACAGCTTGCACAGCCTGTCACTTATCCACAAACAGTCCCATGACTTAGAGAAAGACAATGACACCCCTTATGATCAGAATCACCTCTTTGCTTCTTCACACACTTAGCTCACGAGTTGCTTCTTCCTTGGGATGCAAGTTAGGTCTTGTTACAAACATCAGGGTGTGTACGAAATGTTTTCCTGACCGTACCAACGCCCTAATTTTGCACAAGACCTAAAATGTCTCAAATGAGTGAGTTATGCTTCTCGGGTCGATCCcagtccgtacaggtccgtacggCCTCGTCCCGGTCTCGCCCTATatttgcacactcgcccatttgctccTAAACcatcttctaagtccctcctggacttggccctatctttgcacaacccTTAGGACACTTCTGGAGACCTTCAGACACTTCAGGACtcttgatagacaatctctaTAAGACTTGTCCTATCTTTGCACCAAACCCAAACTCCTCTATACTTCTCCTTTgactccatttcttttcttcaaattaacactccccctcaagcttgactctagctgatcctaagtcaagcttggaaccttgaagaacttcctcattaaaaacctcaccaaggaaaaccctttgggacaaaactttgatgagggaaaaatagtaaagtctccaagacctagggattggccagtgagtctttgtgccttaccaacaatgtaaggggaacaaagactctggatcatggccctcatgtgatgcaagatagaacccactcctcttgctcatcatcaacacttcttgtactcttcttcagacagatcttggtctctcctcctttctcacaaccttcttgttgtgaACAAGTGCTCGAactaccagatcttccttgatagatacaccctgagtcttggctgcttcttcttcatgagtcaccaccatgttactAAAACCTTCATGAGAATGCTTCAGCTGTAGTACCAAGACTGCTCTTCTCTTGAGGCCGCCTTGGAGATCGCTTCACCCTTCT
Protein-coding regions in this window:
- the LOC106450374 gene encoding agamous-like MADS-box protein AGL62, producing MARSRKGRRKIQIVKMEKDSDLQVTYSKRRQGLFKKASELCTLCGVEIGILVFSPGRKVFSFGNPDVRYVFNRFKIYHQNPFQLTEFGPSATIRDLNSILSQELVKLEKEKARRKILEKIRIQREETDKWWEKPPSELNLRQNACLISVLENLRMNLGSPRFQQAMVPQNYCGGSNNNIVGGGNTDPLDERSMFDVNAFNYNPNMMIPNQGPMLGYNNIKFEVFDPIYNMNWPEYKHGPY